In the genome of Euleptes europaea isolate rEulEur1 chromosome 7, rEulEur1.hap1, whole genome shotgun sequence, one region contains:
- the MAP10 gene encoding microtubule-associated protein 10, whose translation MEEGDGGGGGGDSLFSLEILVESARVEPRLLPSPLPASGPFRPAVALRLLDFPTLLVRAPHCGPGPLVPFGRGKSCLFRLRPSALRGLLRRSPLHALLLALPPTAGPARLLGSCSVSLAAAAEELLLGAGPAGRRGRFPLRDLMGEPVGELGLSYHLSNLGSTMLMHMREGAAAGEPCTEEGRWQRPPALPPRTPLGTQGERGLSLELIPEAEENQDPGSGSGSLYSFSSSRTEPQLSDSGCGDTARELQTEANVFCPPPMYYNCLAEDCCPPPRASEPLRAAEQQESFQKEGNTLPSAVPVNEELSRGGRDMSPSPQTSVNALQLRQTLSQLPLLNALLVELSLLNNQTPQPGPSSVHPQLAWLYQNVEESSKSPPPYIKSASPPREDKKTPPRKERGRSPTLVLRSRPENLKCMSSSFQRTWTGFKASVYERKSSPEKNSKENSPPRSKLVYGMTNTLRLRLQQTNPSMLKVHEKREHRRKKQANVFIRGNKSLANSKILRRSPERHPKPSGSAHSEERVISDQNIQFNDNIETLIQYSVEQDCCTNRKEVNSDVQNSVVGCHAKSHENTKERCQFKRLGSGYKKRRLKVHLPRVSLQDTDVLENIIDTEAERCAQDKDGKISVLQNPSQNNVESCYECENSDDVSTKCENGGYSEDFTNADSSSFEAPLSSSEPLLVNPKPSHSDTVSDSKITERSQTSESISSLIPVPSAVSPVQSLKKTNPGQKVVDQHRYNDDDSPPTRTLKGKRSDQQAKKQESKDLQTFESKRESSDLNSRGTKDQSVEKSLSLRTSQVSSYMPSNMSDLSELESNTSYKEEQDDFEMPDITNQYKHVSELVVNKLPGYTM comes from the coding sequence ATGGAGGaaggcgatggcggcggcggcggcggcgacagcCTCTTCTCGCTGGAGATCCTGGTGGAGTCGGCGCGCGTGGAGCCGCGGCTGCTCCCGTCGCCTCTGCCCGCCAGCGGCCCCTTCCGGCCGGCGGTGGCGCTGCGGCTGCTGGACTTCCCCACCCTCCTGGTGCGCGCCCCCCACTGCGGGCCGGGGCCCCTGGTGCCCTTCGGGCGGGGCAAGTCCTGCCTCTTCCGGTTGCGGCCTAGCGCCCTGCGGGGCCTGCTGAGGCGCTCCCCGCTCCACGCGCTGCTCCTGGCGCTGCCCCCCACGGCCGGTCCCGCCCGCCTGCTGGGCTCCTGCAGCGTCtccctggccgccgccgccgaggagctgctgctgggggCCGGCCCCGCGGGGCGGAGGGGCCGCTTCCCGCTGCGGGACCTGATGGGGGAGCCGGTGGGGGAGCTGGGGCTGAGCTACCACCTGAGCAACCTGGGCTCCACCATGCTGATGCACATGAGGGAAGGGGCGGCCGCAGGGGAGCCTTGCACCGAGGAGGGGCGGTGGCAGCGGCCACCGGCCCTGCCGCCTCGCACCCCTCTGGGCACCCAAGGCGAGAGGGGGCTCAGCCTGGAGCTCATCCCAGAGGCCGAGGAGAACCAAGACCCCGGAAGCGGAAGCGGCAGCCTGTATTCCTTCAGTAGCTCCCGTACAGAGCCGCAGCTCAGTGACTCCGGCTGCGGGGACACGGCCAGAGAGCTGCAGACAGAGGCCAATGTCTTCTGCCCCCCGCCGATGTACTACAACTGCCTGGCTGAAGATTGCTGCCCTCCACCGAGAGCCTCTGAGCCTCTGAGGGCCGCTGAGCAGCAGGAATCTTTTCAGAAAGAGGGAAATACGCTGCCATCCGCCGTGCCGGTGAACGAGGAGCTTTCAAGAGGGGGCCGGGACATGTCTCCCTCGCCCCAGACCTCGGTGAACGCTCTGCAGCTCAGGcaaaccttgagtcagctacctctCCTGAACGCTTTGCTGGTGGAGCTGTCCCTGCTGAACAACCAGACCCCTCAACCAGGGCCATCCTCTGTGCACCCGCAGTTAGCATGGCTGTACCAAAATGTAGAAGAAAGCTCCAAAAGCCCACCCCCGTACATCAAAAGTGCAAGTCCCCCACGAGAGGATAAGAAAACTCCTCCTCGCAAAGAGAGAGGAAGATCCCCTACCCTCGTGTTAAGAAGTCGCCCCGAGAACTTAAAATGTATGTCTTCATCCTTCCAGCGAACCTGGACTGGATTTAAAGCCTCGGTCTATGAAAGAAAGAGCAGCCCTGAGAAGAATAGCAAGGAAAACTCTCCCCCAAGAAGCAAGCTTGTTTATGGGATGACCAATACACTCAGGCTTCGGTTGCAGCAGACCAATCCAAGCATGTTGAAAGTTCATGAAAAAAGGGAACATCGCAGGAAAAAACAAGCAAATGTGTTCATAAGAGGCAACAAATCCTTAGCCAATAGTAAAATACTCCGACGTTCTCCTGAGCGTCATCCAAAGCCTTCTGGCTCTGCACACTCTGAAGAAAGAGTCATTTCAGACCAAAACATTCAATTTAATGACAATATTGAGACTTTAATACAATATAGTGTTGAACAAGATTGCTGTACCAACAGGAAAGAAGTAAATTCTGATGTCCAAAACAGTGTTGTGGGTTGTCACGCGAAGAGCCATGAAAATACAAAGGAAAGGTGCCAATTTAAAAGGTTGGGCTCTGGTTATAAAAAGAGGAGGTTGAAAGTCCATCTGCCAAGAGTTTCTTTACAGGATACAGATGTTTTAGAAAATATAATAGATACAGAAGCAGAAAGGTGTGCACAGGACAAGGATGGCAAGATTTCAGTGCTACAGAATCCTAGCCAAAATAATGTTGAAAGCTGCTATGAATGTGAGAATTCAGACGATGTCAGCACGAAGTGTGAGAATGGGGGCTATTCAGAAGATTTTACCAATGCTGATAGTTCCAGCTTCGAAGCTCCACTGAGCAGTTCTGAACCTTTACTAGTGAACCCAAAACCAAGCCATTCTGACACTGTTTCAGATTCTAAAATAACTGAAAGAAGTCAGACTTCTGAAAGTATTTCCTCTCTTATTCCAGTACCGTCAGCAGTATCTCCTGTCCAGAGTCTTAAAAAGACCAATCCTGGTCAGAAAGTTGTCGATCAGCACAGATATAATGATGATGATTCTCCTCCCACAAGAACCTTAAAGGGGAAACGTTCAGATCAACAGGCCAAAAAGCAAGAGAGCAAAGATTTGCAGACTTTTGAGAGTAAACGAGAAAGCTCTGACTTGAACAGCAGGGGAACAAAAGACCAGTCTGTAGAAAAGAGCCTCTCACTAAGGACATCTCAAGTTAGCTCTTACATGCCCTCAAACATGTCTGATCTTAGTGAGTTAGAAAGCAATACATCTTACAAAGAAGAACAAGATGACTTTGAGATGCCAGACATTACCAATCAGTATAAACATGTCAGTGAACTAGTAGTAAACAAACTTCCAGGATATACAATGTAA